The Acholeplasma laidlawii PG-8A DNA window AATAACCGATTTGAAAATAGAACGTGCCCTAATGGAAAAAATCTCAGTAACAGATCACTTAACTGGTTTACCAAACCGTTTAGCTTTAGAAAAGTATGTATCTAAAATAGAACATAATGGTCAACCTTATGCAGTCATCATTGCAGACATTGATGAATTTAAGAAAATAAATGATACCTATGGTCATATGATTGGTGATAAAGTAATTGTAGAATTTTCTAAAGCGTTACTTAATTTAAATGATGATCGTATGTTTACAGCAAGATATGGCGGTGATGAATTTGTCACAATTGTTAAACGCTTTGAATCAGTAGACACATTAAAGAGTAATATTGCTAAGACAATTAGTACGATAGGCACACAAATTAAAGTCAATGAGCATCATTTTAATTTAACCCTCTCAGTTGGTGTTGCAATCTATCCTCATCATGGTACTGAAATTTATGAACTTATTCATAAAGCAGATGCAGCTTTAGGGGATATTAAAACAAGTGGTAAAAACAGTATAAGGTTTTATGTATAAAAAAGGACCATCTTTCATTCGAAAGGTGATCCTTTTTGTTTTATTTTTTAGCTAACATGCGTAAACCATTTAAGATAACTAATATGGTAGAACCTTCATGGGCTACAACGCCAAATGGAAGATTGACTAATCCAAAGATATTAAATGAAAGTAATGTAAGTATAACAAGCAATGAGAATATCATATTTTGATAGATGATAGATTGATTAGCTTTTGAGATTCTAAAGATCTTATCAATGTTTTCAATTTTATTATTCATGAAGATGATATCCGCAGTTTCAAGTGACACATCAGATCCACTTCCCATAGAGGCACCAATGTCTGCAATGGCTAGTGCTGGTGCATCATTTACACCGTCTCCAACCATCATGACTTTACCATATTGTTTTTGAAGTTCGATAATGTGTGCACTCTTTTCATGTGGTAATGCATCTGAAATAATAACATCAATACCCGCTTTTTGCGCAATCGCGTGAGCTGTTGCATTGTTATCACCTGTAAGAAGAATAGGTATGATGTTTTCTTTTTTAAGTTTCATGACCATTTCTTTAACGTTTGGTCTTAATTTATCAATGAGTGAAATATAACCAATTAAATGATCATTCAAGATAATTTGAACAATAGAGTTACCGTTGGATTGGCTTTCTACCATTTTTGGAGTCACTACATCAGATTTATTATGTTCAAACTTTCCAATTTTATATTCATCTTTACCTAATTTAAGTGACATACCTTTTCCAGGTATTTCTGTTACTGGATTTGGTTTATAGGTTGTTGAATCTTCTAAAAAAGTAGTAATTGCACTTGCTAGCGCATGATTAGATAGTTTTTCTACTGAGTAGACAATATCAAGAATATCTTGTTTATTATAATTAGGATCGACAAATACATCAACAACTGCAGGTTTACCTTCTGTGATTGTACCAGTCTTATCAAATACCACAACTTTGATGCGACTTAAGTCTTCTAAGTATTTACCACCTTTAATTAATACTCTACCTCTTGCAGCATTAGATAAAGTAGATAACATTGTAGGTGCAACACTTGCCATAAGTGCACATGGAGAACCAACAACTAACACAACCGTACCACGGTAGAATGCTTGATCCCAAGTCCATGTGTTAGTTAGTGGTGGAATCAGCATGAAACCTATCGCAAGAAGTATTACAAAATACACATACCATTTTTCGATTTTTTCAATACGTGTTTGTGTATGACCTTGATTATCTTGTGCATCGCGAACAAGTTTAATAATTTTATTGACAACGAACTCTTCTGGTCGTGTTGTAATCTTAACTAAAATCGCTGAGTTTAGATTATATGTACCTGCAAATACCTCTTCATTTTCACCTTTATTTACTGGCATAGATTCACCAGTAATTGCAGCTTGGTTAATTGCGGTTGAACCTTTAAAGATAAGACCATCAACTGGAATTGCATCCCCAACCTTTACAATAACAATGTCTCCAAGTTTAAGATCATTAATTGCTACAACCGTCTCTACACCATCTTGGTAAAGGGTTGCTCTTTCAGGCGAAAGATTTAATAAAGAAGTTAATTCTTTTTGTGATTTATTATGTGCAAATGTTTCCATTAAACCAGAAATTGCAAATATCATAATAAGTAATGCGGCTTCAAGTGGATTACCAATGATAAATGCTGACACAGCTGCAATAATCATCAAGATTTCTACGTTTAATGCCTTGTTAGCAATAGTTTCTTCAACACCTTCTTTAGCTTTGAAGAATCCACCTAATACAAAGGACAATGCGTATAACACGACAAGTGGTGTTGGAACAATGTCACCAGTATTTGGCATCACTGTAAAGTTTAATATGACGGCTACTACTAAGAGTAGAACCGATGTGACAACGAACATAAGTTCGATATTTAATCTAGTAAATATTTTTTTCATATAGACCTC harbors:
- a CDS encoding heavy metal translocating P-type ATPase: MKKIFTRLNIELMFVVTSVLLLVVAVILNFTVMPNTGDIVPTPLVVLYALSFVLGGFFKAKEGVEETIANKALNVEILMIIAAVSAFIIGNPLEAALLIMIFAISGLMETFAHNKSQKELTSLLNLSPERATLYQDGVETVVAINDLKLGDIVIVKVGDAIPVDGLIFKGSTAINQAAITGESMPVNKGENEEVFAGTYNLNSAILVKITTRPEEFVVNKIIKLVRDAQDNQGHTQTRIEKIEKWYVYFVILLAIGFMLIPPLTNTWTWDQAFYRGTVVLVVGSPCALMASVAPTMLSTLSNAARGRVLIKGGKYLEDLSRIKVVVFDKTGTITEGKPAVVDVFVDPNYNKQDILDIVYSVEKLSNHALASAITTFLEDSTTYKPNPVTEIPGKGMSLKLGKDEYKIGKFEHNKSDVVTPKMVESQSNGNSIVQIILNDHLIGYISLIDKLRPNVKEMVMKLKKENIIPILLTGDNNATAHAIAQKAGIDVIISDALPHEKSAHIIELQKQYGKVMMVGDGVNDAPALAIADIGASMGSGSDVSLETADIIFMNNKIENIDKIFRISKANQSIIYQNMIFSLLVILTLLSFNIFGLVNLPFGVVAHEGSTILVILNGLRMLAKK